The Mixta hanseatica genome includes a region encoding these proteins:
- a CDS encoding branched-chain amino acid ABC transporter substrate-binding protein, which produces MKISKGRVMLAGCMALAMSQAALAEDIKVAIVGAMSGPVAQYGDMQFTGATQAIADLNAKGGVNGNKLVAVKYDDACDPKQAVAVANKVINEGIRYVIGHLCSSSTQPASDIYEDEGVLMITPAATAADLTSRGYQLIMRTTGLDSDQGPTAAKYILDTIKPQRIAIVHDKQQYGEGLARSVQESLKKANAPIAMFEGITAGDKDFSTLIARLKKENIDFVYFGGYYPEMGQIVRQARAAGLKTQFMGPEGVGNASLSNIAGAASEGMLVTLPKRYDQVEANQPIVNAIKAKKLDATGPFVWTTYAALQSLAAGIERSKSEEPADIAKNLKEGQPVPTVMGNLNWDQKGDLKGFEFGVFKWHADGTSTAVK; this is translated from the coding sequence ATGAAGATAAGTAAAGGTCGCGTAATGCTGGCAGGGTGTATGGCGCTGGCAATGAGCCAGGCTGCGCTGGCGGAGGATATCAAAGTCGCCATTGTGGGGGCGATGTCAGGACCGGTGGCGCAATATGGTGATATGCAATTTACCGGCGCCACACAGGCGATTGCTGACCTTAACGCCAAAGGCGGCGTGAACGGCAATAAGCTGGTGGCGGTGAAATATGATGACGCCTGCGACCCCAAGCAGGCGGTCGCGGTGGCTAACAAAGTGATTAACGAAGGCATTCGTTACGTTATCGGCCACCTTTGTTCTTCTTCCACCCAGCCTGCCTCTGATATTTATGAAGATGAAGGCGTGTTGATGATTACCCCGGCCGCCACCGCCGCCGATCTGACTTCCCGCGGCTATCAACTGATTATGCGCACCACCGGTCTGGATTCCGATCAGGGTCCGACCGCCGCGAAATATATCCTCGACACCATCAAACCCCAACGCATCGCGATCGTGCATGACAAGCAGCAGTACGGCGAAGGTCTGGCGCGCTCGGTGCAGGAAAGCCTGAAAAAAGCCAACGCGCCGATCGCGATGTTCGAAGGTATTACCGCAGGCGATAAAGACTTCTCTACGCTGATTGCGCGTCTGAAAAAAGAGAACATCGATTTCGTCTACTTTGGCGGCTACTACCCGGAAATGGGCCAGATTGTGCGGCAGGCTCGTGCTGCCGGTCTGAAAACTCAGTTTATGGGCCCGGAAGGGGTAGGCAACGCATCGCTCTCTAATATTGCCGGCGCGGCGTCTGAAGGCATGCTGGTGACCCTGCCGAAACGCTATGACCAGGTAGAGGCAAACCAACCGATCGTTAACGCCATCAAAGCGAAAAAGCTGGATGCCACGGGTCCGTTCGTCTGGACTACCTATGCGGCGCTGCAGTCGCTGGCGGCTGGCATCGAGCGTAGCAAAAGCGAAGAGCCGGCGGATATCGCTAAAAACCTGAAAGAAGGCCAGCCGGTACCCACGGTAATGGGCAACCTGAACTGGGATCAAAAAGGCGATCTGAAAGGGTTTGAATTTGGCGTGTTCAAATGGCACGCCGATGGCACCTCAACCGCAGTGAAGTAA
- the livH gene encoding high-affinity branched-chain amino acid ABC transporter permease LivH, with translation MSEQFLYFVQQLLNGVTLGSTYALIAIGYTMVYGIIGMINFAHGEVYMIGSYVSFIVIAALMMVGIDVGWVLIGAGFLAAIVIASAYGWSIERVAYKPVRSSKRLIALISAIGMSIFLQNYVSLTQGSRDLALPGLVSGQLTLGESNGFAATISTMQVVIWLVTFLAMLALTLFIRYSRMGRACRACAEDLKMASLLGINTDRVISLTFVIGAAMAAVAGVLLGQFYGVINPYIGFMAGMKAFTAAVLGGIGSIPGAMLGGLVLGIAEALTSAYLSTEYKDVVSFALLIVVLLVMPTGILGRPEVEKV, from the coding sequence ATGTCCGAGCAGTTTCTCTATTTTGTTCAGCAGTTGCTTAATGGCGTGACCTTAGGCAGCACCTACGCGCTGATCGCCATCGGCTACACCATGGTGTACGGCATCATCGGCATGATCAACTTCGCGCATGGCGAAGTGTATATGATTGGCAGCTATGTCTCCTTTATCGTGATTGCCGCCCTGATGATGGTCGGTATTGATGTCGGCTGGGTGTTAATCGGCGCCGGTTTCCTGGCGGCGATTGTGATTGCCAGCGCTTATGGCTGGAGCATTGAACGCGTCGCCTATAAGCCGGTGCGCTCTTCCAAACGCCTGATTGCGCTGATCTCTGCCATCGGCATGTCTATTTTCCTGCAAAACTACGTCAGCCTGACCCAGGGATCACGCGATCTCGCCTTGCCGGGCCTGGTCAGCGGCCAGCTGACGCTGGGCGAAAGCAACGGGTTCGCCGCCACCATCAGCACCATGCAGGTGGTGATCTGGCTGGTGACCTTCCTCGCCATGTTGGCGCTGACGCTGTTTATCCGCTATTCCCGCATGGGGCGCGCCTGCCGCGCCTGCGCCGAGGATTTAAAAATGGCCAGCCTGCTGGGCATCAATACTGACCGGGTCATCTCCCTGACTTTCGTGATCGGCGCGGCGATGGCGGCGGTGGCGGGCGTGCTGCTGGGTCAGTTTTACGGTGTCATTAACCCCTATATCGGTTTTATGGCGGGCATGAAAGCCTTTACCGCCGCGGTCCTGGGTGGCATCGGCAGTATTCCCGGCGCGATGCTGGGCGGCCTGGTGTTAGGCATCGCCGAAGCGCTAACCTCCGCCTATCTCAGTACGGAATATAAAGATGTGGTCTCTTTTGCGCTGCTGATTGTGGTACTGCTGGTTATGCCGACGGGTATCCTCGGTCGTCCGGAGGTAGAAAAAGTATGA
- a CDS encoding high-affinity branched-chain amino acid ABC transporter permease LivM produces the protein MKPAHFFNAVISALMLLILAAFFMGMRLNLDGTRLVVNNAGSVRWNWIAIGCAVVFVFQLLRPLVGRSLKRGGRGGFVLPSFDGSTPKQKLLALLFIVAAVIWPFIVSRGTVDIATLTLIYVMLGLGLNVVVGLSGLLVLGYGGFYAIGAYTFALLNHYYGLGFWQCLPLAGLVSALFGLLLGFPVLRLRGDYLAIVTLGFGEIVRILLLNNTAITGGPNGISQIPKPTFFGLEFNRSARDGGWDTFHHFFNLKYDPSDRIIFLYLVALLLVVLTLFVINRLLRMPLGRAWEALREDEIACRSLGLSPTRIKLTAFTISAAFAGFAGSLFAARQGFISPESFTFAESAFVLAIVVLGGMGSQFAVILAAILLVVSRELMRDLNEYSMLVLGALMVLMMIWRPQGLLPMQRPHLKLKGEQQGEQA, from the coding sequence ATGAAGCCCGCTCACTTTTTTAATGCCGTTATTTCGGCATTAATGCTGTTAATCCTTGCTGCCTTCTTTATGGGCATGCGCCTTAATCTCGACGGCACGCGGCTGGTGGTGAATAACGCCGGCAGCGTGCGCTGGAACTGGATCGCCATCGGCTGCGCCGTGGTGTTTGTCTTCCAACTGCTGCGCCCGCTGGTGGGGCGCAGCCTGAAGCGCGGCGGTCGTGGCGGCTTTGTGCTGCCGAGCTTTGACGGCAGCACGCCGAAGCAGAAGCTGCTGGCGCTGCTGTTTATCGTGGCGGCGGTGATCTGGCCATTTATCGTCTCGCGCGGGACAGTGGATATTGCCACGCTGACGCTGATTTACGTGATGCTAGGGCTGGGGCTGAACGTGGTGGTGGGGCTTTCCGGCCTGCTGGTGCTGGGCTATGGCGGTTTTTACGCCATCGGCGCCTACACTTTCGCGCTGCTTAACCACTACTACGGGCTGGGATTCTGGCAGTGCCTGCCGCTGGCGGGGCTGGTTTCCGCGCTGTTTGGCCTGCTGCTGGGCTTTCCAGTGCTGCGCCTGCGCGGCGACTATCTGGCGATCGTCACGCTCGGCTTTGGCGAAATCGTGCGTATTCTGTTGCTAAACAACACCGCCATTACCGGCGGTCCGAACGGCATCAGCCAGATCCCGAAACCAACCTTTTTCGGCCTGGAGTTTAACCGCAGCGCGCGCGATGGCGGCTGGGATACCTTCCACCATTTCTTTAACCTGAAATACGATCCCAGCGACCGTATTATTTTTCTTTATCTGGTGGCGCTGCTGCTGGTGGTGTTAACGCTGTTTGTGATCAATCGCCTGCTGCGCATGCCGCTGGGTCGCGCCTGGGAAGCGCTGCGTGAAGATGAGATCGCCTGCCGTTCGCTGGGCCTTAGCCCCACGCGCATCAAGCTGACCGCCTTCACGATCAGCGCCGCGTTTGCTGGTTTCGCCGGCAGTCTGTTTGCCGCACGTCAGGGCTTTATCAGCCCGGAATCCTTTACCTTTGCCGAATCGGCTTTTGTGCTGGCGATTGTGGTGCTGGGCGGCATGGGTTCGCAGTTTGCGGTGATTTTGGCGGCGATTCTGCTGGTGGTCTCGCGCGAGCTGATGCGCGATTTGAATGAATACAGCATGCTGGTGCTGGGTGCGCTGATGGTGCTGATGATGATCTGGCGTCCGCAGGGATTATTGCCGATGCAGCGTCCGCATCTGAAGCTGAAGGGCGAGCAACAAGGAGAGCAGGCATGA
- the livG gene encoding high-affinity branched-chain amino acid ABC transporter ATP-binding protein LivG — protein MSQPLLTVEGLMMRFGGLLAVNNVALELYPQEIVSLIGPNGAGKTTVFNCLTGFYKPTGGSIRLGDRQLAGLPGQQIARMGIVRTFQHVRLFREMTVIENLLVAQHQHLKSGLFAGLLKTPAFRRSESEALDQAANWLRRVGLLEMANRQAGNLAYGQQRRLEIARCMVTRPEILMLDEPAAGLNPKETHELDELIAELRGEHKVTVLLIEHDMKLVMGISDRIYVVNQGTPLANGTPEEVRNNPDVIRAYLGEA, from the coding sequence ATGAGTCAGCCTTTATTAACGGTGGAAGGCCTGATGATGCGCTTTGGCGGCCTGCTGGCGGTAAATAACGTGGCGCTGGAGCTTTATCCGCAAGAGATCGTGTCGTTGATTGGTCCGAACGGTGCGGGAAAAACCACGGTGTTTAACTGCCTGACCGGTTTTTATAAGCCGACCGGCGGATCGATTCGTTTAGGCGATCGTCAATTGGCCGGACTGCCGGGCCAACAGATCGCGCGCATGGGTATTGTGCGCACCTTCCAGCATGTCCGCCTGTTCCGTGAGATGACGGTGATTGAAAACCTGCTGGTGGCGCAGCATCAGCATCTGAAAAGCGGGCTCTTTGCCGGCCTGCTGAAAACGCCCGCTTTCCGACGCAGTGAAAGCGAGGCGCTGGATCAGGCCGCTAACTGGCTGCGGCGCGTCGGACTGTTAGAGATGGCTAACCGGCAGGCGGGTAATCTGGCCTATGGTCAGCAACGGCGGCTGGAAATCGCCCGCTGCATGGTGACGCGCCCGGAAATTCTGATGCTGGATGAGCCGGCGGCGGGCCTGAATCCGAAAGAAACGCATGAACTGGATGAGCTGATTGCCGAACTGCGCGGCGAGCATAAGGTTACGGTGCTGCTGATTGAGCATGATATGAAGTTGGTGATGGGCATTTCCGATCGCATCTATGTCGTTAACCAGGGAACGCCGCTGGCAAACGGCACGCCGGAAGAGGTACGTAACAACCCGGACGTGATCCGTGCATATTTAGGTGAGGCATAA
- the livF gene encoding high-affinity branched-chain amino acid ABC transporter ATP-binding protein LivF, producing MANPMLTLNKVSAHYGKIQALHQVSLEINQGEIVTLIGANGAGKTTLLGTLCGEPRASEGTISFDGKNITDWQTARIMREAIAIVPEGRRVFSRMTVEENLAMGGFFASRQEYQQRIAQVYELFPRLHERRIQRAGTMSGGEQQMLAIGRALMSQPRLLLLDEPSLGLAPIIIQQIFDTIEQLRQEGMTIFLVEQNANQALKLADRGYVLENGHVVLEDSGDALLANEAVRSAYLGA from the coding sequence ATGGCGAATCCGATGTTAACGCTTAACAAGGTTAGCGCGCATTACGGCAAGATTCAGGCGCTGCATCAGGTAAGCCTGGAGATAAATCAGGGCGAAATCGTCACGCTGATCGGTGCCAACGGCGCGGGAAAAACCACGCTGTTGGGTACCCTGTGCGGCGAGCCGCGCGCCTCTGAAGGCACCATCTCCTTTGATGGTAAAAATATTACCGACTGGCAAACGGCGCGCATTATGCGCGAAGCGATTGCTATCGTGCCGGAAGGGCGCCGGGTCTTTTCGCGGATGACGGTGGAAGAGAACCTGGCGATGGGCGGTTTTTTCGCCAGCCGTCAGGAGTATCAGCAGCGAATTGCTCAGGTCTATGAGCTGTTTCCGCGCCTGCATGAACGGCGTATTCAACGCGCAGGCACCATGTCGGGCGGCGAGCAGCAAATGCTGGCGATTGGGCGCGCGCTAATGAGCCAGCCGCGGTTGCTGCTGCTGGATGAGCCTTCGCTGGGGCTGGCGCCGATTATCATTCAACAGATTTTCGATACCATTGAGCAATTGCGCCAGGAGGGGATGACCATCTTCCTGGTAGAGCAAAACGCTAATCAGGCATTAAAGCTGGCTGACCGCGGCTACGTGCTGGAAAACGGTCACGTCGTGTTGGAGGACAGCGGCGATGCGCTGCTGGCTAACGAGGCTGTGCGCAGCGCTTACCTTGGCGCCTGA
- the ugpB gene encoding sn-glycerol-3-phosphate ABC transporter substrate-binding protein UgpB has protein sequence MSSFTFRHTALSMVLGLALSGNALAATEIPFWHSMEGELGKEVDSLAQRFNQAHPDYKIVPVYKGNYEQSLAAGIAAVRTGKAPAILQVYEVGTATMMASKAIKPVYEVFNDAGITFDESQFVPTVSGYYTDAKSGHLLSQPFNSSTPVLYYNKDAFKKAGLDPEQPPKTWQQLAKDTAALRQAGMKCGYASGWQGWIQIENFSAWHGLPVATENNGFGGTSAELIFNKPEQVRHIAMLQEMNKKGDFTYFGRKDESTEKFYNGDCAITTASSGSLADIRQHAKFNYGVGMMPYDESVPSAPQNAIIGGASLWVMQGKDNATYKGVAEFLQYLAQPENAAEWHQKTGYLPITKAAYELTRQQGFYEKNPGADIATRQMLNKPPLAFTKGLRLGNMPQIRTIVDEELEGVWSGSKTPQAALDSAVQRGNLLLRRFEQQVK, from the coding sequence ATGTCCTCCTTTACGTTTCGTCATACCGCTCTCAGCATGGTGCTGGGGTTGGCACTGAGCGGCAACGCCCTGGCCGCGACGGAAATTCCGTTCTGGCACTCCATGGAAGGCGAATTAGGCAAAGAAGTTGACTCACTGGCTCAACGTTTTAACCAGGCACATCCCGATTATAAAATCGTACCGGTTTATAAAGGCAACTATGAGCAGAGCCTGGCCGCCGGTATCGCCGCGGTACGTACCGGCAAAGCGCCAGCGATTTTGCAGGTTTACGAAGTCGGCACCGCTACTATGATGGCTTCTAAAGCGATCAAGCCGGTGTATGAAGTGTTTAACGATGCGGGCATCACCTTCGATGAATCGCAGTTTGTTCCCACGGTCTCGGGTTACTATACCGACGCGAAAAGCGGTCATCTGCTGTCGCAGCCGTTTAACAGCTCTACGCCGGTACTCTATTACAACAAAGACGCCTTTAAAAAAGCGGGATTAGATCCGGAGCAGCCGCCGAAAACCTGGCAGCAGCTGGCAAAAGATACCGCCGCGCTGCGTCAGGCGGGCATGAAATGCGGCTACGCCAGCGGCTGGCAGGGCTGGATCCAAATTGAAAACTTCAGCGCATGGCACGGGCTGCCGGTGGCTACCGAAAATAACGGTTTTGGCGGCACCAGCGCTGAGCTGATTTTCAATAAGCCGGAACAGGTGCGCCATATCGCCATGCTGCAAGAGATGAACAAAAAAGGTGACTTCACCTATTTTGGCCGTAAGGATGAATCTACCGAGAAGTTCTATAACGGCGACTGCGCCATCACCACCGCTTCATCCGGCTCGTTGGCGGATATACGTCAACATGCCAAATTCAATTATGGCGTCGGCATGATGCCGTATGACGAAAGCGTGCCTTCCGCGCCGCAAAACGCCATTATCGGCGGGGCCAGCCTGTGGGTGATGCAGGGCAAAGACAACGCCACTTACAAAGGCGTCGCGGAATTCTTACAGTATCTCGCTCAGCCGGAAAACGCCGCCGAATGGCATCAGAAAACCGGTTATCTGCCGATCACCAAGGCCGCTTACGAACTGACGCGTCAGCAGGGCTTCTATGAGAAGAACCCGGGCGCAGATATCGCTACGCGCCAGATGCTGAACAAGCCTCCGTTGGCTTTCACCAAAGGTTTACGCCTCGGCAATATGCCGCAGATCCGCACCATTGTTGATGAAGAACTGGAAGGCGTCTGGAGCGGCAGCAAAACCCCGCAGGCCGCGCTTGATTCCGCCGTCCAGCGCGGCAACCTGCTGCTGCGTCGCTTCGAACAACAGGTGAAGTAA
- the ugpA gene encoding sn-glycerol-3-phosphate ABC transporter permease UgpA, with product MSSSRPVFQSRWLPWVLVFPQLLITLIFFIWPAGEALWYSVQSVDPFGFSSTFVGLENFSRLLDDAYYLESFWTTLLFSALVTGFGLMISLLFAALADYVLRLKRFYQTLLLLPYAVAPAIAAVLWMFLFNPGIGLITHFLQSLGYNWNHAQNSGQAMFLVVLASVWQQISYNFLFFFAALQSIPRSLVEAAAIDGAGPVRRFFHLSLPLIAPVSFFLLVVNLVYAFFDTFPVIDAATQGGPVQATTTLIYKIYREGFAGLDLSSSAAQSVVLMLLVIVLTIIQFRYVERKVRYQ from the coding sequence ATGTCGAGTTCTCGTCCCGTTTTCCAGTCACGCTGGCTGCCCTGGGTACTGGTTTTCCCTCAGTTGCTCATCACGCTGATCTTCTTTATCTGGCCTGCCGGCGAGGCGCTTTGGTACTCAGTACAAAGCGTCGATCCCTTTGGTTTTTCCAGCACCTTTGTCGGGCTGGAGAACTTCAGCCGCCTGCTGGATGACGCTTATTACCTTGAATCTTTCTGGACCACGCTGCTTTTCAGCGCGTTGGTCACCGGCTTTGGGCTGATGATTTCGCTGCTGTTCGCCGCGCTGGCCGATTATGTGCTGCGCCTGAAGCGCTTTTATCAGACGCTGCTGTTGTTGCCCTACGCGGTTGCGCCCGCAATCGCCGCGGTGCTGTGGATGTTTTTATTTAATCCCGGCATCGGGCTAATAACGCACTTCTTGCAGAGCCTCGGCTACAACTGGAACCACGCCCAGAATAGCGGTCAGGCGATGTTTCTGGTGGTGCTGGCCTCGGTATGGCAGCAGATCAGCTACAACTTTCTGTTTTTCTTCGCTGCGCTGCAGTCAATTCCGCGTTCTCTGGTAGAGGCGGCCGCTATTGACGGCGCCGGGCCGGTGCGCCGTTTCTTTCATCTTTCCCTGCCGCTGATCGCGCCGGTGAGTTTCTTTCTGCTGGTGGTGAATCTGGTTTACGCCTTTTTCGATACCTTCCCGGTGATTGACGCCGCCACCCAGGGCGGCCCGGTGCAGGCCACCACTACCCTGATTTATAAGATTTACCGTGAAGGCTTTGCTGGTCTCGATCTCTCTTCATCGGCGGCGCAGTCGGTGGTGCTGATGTTGCTGGTGATTGTCTTAACCATTATTCAGTTCCGCTACGTCGAGCGTAAGGTGCGTTATCAATGA
- the ugpE gene encoding sn-glycerol-3-phosphate ABC transporter permease UgpE: MIENRRGLDIFSHVMLILGILTILFPLWVAFVAATLDNQQIFQVPMTLVPGTQLWHNLREIWLHGVSSNSAPMSLLLLNSTLMALGITLGKITVSMLSAFALVWFRFPLRNLVFWMIFITLMLPVEVRIFPTVEVVANLQLLDSYSGLTLPLMASATATFLFRQFFMSLPDELLEAARIDGAGPMRFFRDIVLPLSRTNLAALFVITFIYGWNQYLWPILITSETKMGTAVAGIRSMISSGEGTTQWNLVMAAMLLTLIPPVLVVMVMQRAFVRGLVESEK, from the coding sequence ATGATTGAGAACCGTCGCGGGCTGGATATTTTCAGCCACGTTATGCTGATTTTAGGCATTCTCACCATTCTGTTCCCGCTCTGGGTAGCCTTCGTGGCCGCTACGCTGGATAACCAGCAGATTTTTCAGGTGCCGATGACGCTGGTGCCCGGTACACAGCTATGGCACAACCTGCGCGAGATCTGGCTGCACGGCGTCAGCAGCAACAGCGCGCCGATGAGCCTGTTGCTGTTGAACAGTACGCTAATGGCGCTGGGCATCACCCTTGGCAAAATCACCGTTTCGATGCTTTCCGCCTTTGCGCTGGTCTGGTTTCGCTTTCCGCTGCGCAACCTGGTGTTCTGGATGATTTTTATCACTCTGATGCTGCCGGTTGAGGTGCGTATTTTCCCCACGGTGGAGGTAGTGGCTAACCTGCAACTGCTCGACAGCTACAGCGGCCTGACGCTGCCGCTGATGGCCTCCGCTACCGCTACTTTCCTGTTTCGACAGTTTTTTATGTCGCTGCCCGATGAACTGCTGGAGGCGGCGCGTATTGATGGCGCCGGCCCGATGCGCTTTTTCCGCGATATCGTGTTACCGCTGTCGCGCACTAACCTGGCGGCGCTGTTCGTCATCACCTTTATCTACGGCTGGAACCAGTATCTGTGGCCGATTCTGATTACCAGCGAAACAAAAATGGGCACGGCGGTGGCGGGCATTCGCAGCATGATCTCCTCCGGCGAAGGCACCACCCAATGGAATCTGGTGATGGCAGCGATGCTGCTGACGCTGATCCCGCCGGTGCTGGTGGTGATGGTAATGCAGCGGGCGTTTGTCCGTGGTTTGGTTGAGAGCGAGAAATAA
- a CDS encoding sn-glycerol-3-phosphate import ATP-binding protein UgpC has product MAAVTLQAVTKSYDGRQQIIQPLDVVIGDGEFMVMVGPSGCGKSTLLRMVAGLERVTSGDIYIDTQRVTELEPKDRGIAMVFQNYALYPHMTVEENMAYGLKIRGMGRELIRQRVLEAARSLELDALLKRRPRELSGGQRQRVAMGRAIVREPAVFLFDEPLSNLDARLRVQMRLELQLLHRRLRTTSLYVTHDQVEAMTLAERVMVMNKGVVEQVGTPVEVYERPATRFVASFIGSPAMNLLEGSFSHDGNAFVLGENLALPLTVAKMQWANQAATLGIRPEHIALSSREAGGIPLVVDTLEILGADNLAHGKWGDQRLVVRLPHLERPTPGSTLWLHLPAEALHFFSAKHGARLE; this is encoded by the coding sequence ATGGCAGCAGTAACCCTTCAGGCCGTCACCAAATCCTATGACGGCAGGCAGCAAATTATTCAGCCGCTGGATGTGGTCATTGGCGACGGCGAATTTATGGTGATGGTAGGGCCGTCCGGCTGCGGCAAATCAACGCTATTGCGTATGGTTGCCGGACTGGAGCGCGTCACCAGCGGTGATATTTATATTGATACGCAGCGGGTCACCGAACTGGAGCCGAAAGATCGCGGCATCGCGATGGTTTTCCAGAACTATGCGCTCTATCCGCATATGACGGTGGAAGAGAACATGGCGTACGGCCTGAAAATCCGCGGCATGGGGCGCGAACTGATCCGCCAGCGCGTGCTGGAAGCGGCTCGCAGTCTGGAGCTGGATGCGCTGTTGAAAAGGCGTCCGCGCGAACTCTCCGGCGGGCAGCGTCAGCGTGTGGCGATGGGGCGCGCCATTGTGCGTGAGCCGGCGGTTTTTCTGTTTGATGAACCGCTCTCTAACCTGGATGCGCGACTGCGCGTGCAGATGCGCCTGGAGCTACAGTTGCTGCATCGCCGCCTGCGTACCACCAGCCTCTATGTTACCCACGATCAGGTGGAAGCGATGACGTTGGCGGAACGGGTGATGGTGATGAATAAAGGCGTCGTCGAGCAGGTCGGCACGCCGGTTGAAGTATATGAGCGCCCGGCGACGCGCTTCGTCGCCAGCTTTATCGGCTCGCCGGCGATGAATCTGCTGGAAGGCAGCTTCAGCCACGACGGCAATGCCTTTGTGCTGGGCGAAAATCTGGCGCTGCCGCTGACCGTTGCCAAAATGCAGTGGGCGAACCAGGCGGCAACACTGGGCATTCGCCCGGAACATATAGCGCTTAGCAGCCGGGAAGCGGGCGGTATTCCGTTGGTGGTCGACACGCTGGAAATCCTCGGCGCGGATAATCTGGCGCACGGGAAATGGGGCGATCAACGCCTTGTGGTACGCTTACCGCATCTTGAGCGTCCCACGCCGGGCAGCACGCTTTGGCTGCATCTGCCCGCTGAGGCGCTACACTTTTTCTCGGCTAAACATGGAGCGCGTCTGGAATGA
- the ugpQ gene encoding glycerophosphodiester phosphodiesterase: MNKQWPYPHIVAHRGGGKLAPENTLAAIDTGARYGHTMIEFDAKLSRDEHIFLLHDDTLDRTSNGWGIAGELPWHQLAQLDAGGWFGNAFSNERLPLLEAVAARCRQHHLMANIEIKPTTGYEAQTGKAIALAARELWQDQTAPLLSSFSVVALEAAMQAAPELPRGLLLDEWHEEWQTMTQALDCVSIHLNHRLLDAERTAAIKRAGLKILVYTVNQPERARALLAWGVDAICTDRIDIIGPDF; encoded by the coding sequence ATGAATAAACAGTGGCCTTATCCACACATCGTCGCCCACCGGGGCGGCGGCAAGCTGGCGCCGGAAAACACGCTGGCGGCAATTGATACCGGCGCGCGTTATGGCCATACCATGATTGAATTCGATGCCAAGCTGTCGCGCGATGAGCATATTTTCCTGCTGCACGACGATACGCTCGATCGTACCAGCAACGGCTGGGGTATTGCAGGTGAGCTGCCCTGGCATCAGCTGGCTCAGCTGGATGCCGGCGGCTGGTTTGGTAACGCCTTTAGCAACGAGCGGCTGCCGCTGCTGGAAGCCGTTGCGGCGCGCTGTCGTCAGCATCATTTGATGGCAAATATCGAAATTAAGCCGACCACTGGCTATGAAGCGCAAACAGGAAAAGCGATAGCGCTGGCGGCGCGTGAGCTATGGCAGGACCAAACCGCGCCGCTGCTCTCATCATTTTCCGTGGTCGCGCTGGAGGCGGCGATGCAGGCTGCGCCGGAACTGCCGCGCGGCCTGCTGCTGGATGAATGGCATGAAGAGTGGCAAACAATGACACAGGCGCTGGATTGCGTCTCAATTCATTTGAATCATCGTCTGCTGGATGCGGAGCGCACCGCCGCGATCAAACGGGCAGGGCTGAAAATCCTGGTGTATACCGTTAATCAGCCTGAACGTGCGCGCGCACTGCTGGCATGGGGCGTGGATGCGATCTGTACCGATCGCATCGATATTATCGGCCCCGATTTTTAA
- a CDS encoding DUF2756 domain-containing protein, whose product MKKLLMVFVALLPLSGMANMLNNNNNNNPNQPGYNPSQQRLQSQMQTRQMQQQNKLRMDQQQQTQQMQRRMQEQRNSTQQRVLQSQPGSNTPPPVYQNNTQ is encoded by the coding sequence GTGAAAAAACTACTGATGGTTTTTGTCGCTCTGCTGCCGCTGAGCGGCATGGCGAATATGTTGAATAATAATAATAACAATAATCCTAACCAGCCGGGTTATAATCCCAGCCAGCAGCGTCTGCAAAGCCAGATGCAAACGCGTCAGATGCAACAGCAAAACAAACTGCGCATGGATCAACAGCAGCAGACACAGCAAATGCAGCGTCGCATGCAGGAACAGCGCAACAGCACGCAGCAGCGCGTTTTACAGTCGCAGCCCGGCAGCAATACGCCGCCGCCGGTGTATCAGAACAATACCCAATAA